A single window of Achromobacter xylosoxidans DNA harbors:
- a CDS encoding lysozyme inhibitor LprI family protein, translating into MRNPVLAAIPASAMKGRRRQSAQRKPAIVHTVVCAVLASAPFLPVKVAHAAGFDCKAAKTHVEHLICADPSLSRLDDQVKDLYDKIQAETAGRDGETGERRDPVANEQTQWRTTVRDRCPDAACLKSAYEDRIAAMKKNWAEALGPAGK; encoded by the coding sequence GTGCGCAACCCCGTTCTCGCGGCAATACCGGCCAGCGCCATGAAAGGCCGGCGCCGGCAAAGCGCTCAACGCAAACCCGCGATTGTGCACACCGTGGTCTGCGCCGTCCTCGCCAGCGCCCCGTTCCTGCCAGTCAAAGTCGCCCACGCCGCCGGCTTCGACTGCAAGGCCGCGAAAACCCATGTCGAACATCTCATCTGCGCCGACCCATCGCTGTCCAGGCTGGATGATCAGGTGAAGGATCTCTACGACAAGATCCAAGCCGAAACCGCCGGCCGCGACGGTGAAACCGGTGAACGGCGCGATCCCGTGGCGAACGAGCAGACGCAATGGCGCACCACCGTGCGCGACCGTTGCCCCGACGCCGCCTGCCTGAAATCCGCCTACGAGGACCGCATCGCCGCCATGAAAAAGAACTGGGCAGAAGCGCTGGGCCCCGCGGGCAAGTAA
- a CDS encoding N-acyl-D-amino-acid deacylase family protein, whose translation MTDRSTLDDAPAQADFIIAGATLIDGGGGPARQGDLAVRGGRIVALGDFAHAPGVPVIDARGLALAPGFIDSHTHDDGYLLAHPEMLPKVSQGITTVVTGNCGISLAPLSRRQIPQPLDLLGPPELFRFATFRDWLRALAETPAAVNVIPLVGHTTLRVAVMDDTGRAATDAERAAMRALLDEALQAGAFGVSTGTFYPPASAAPTDEIIDVCQPLRGRAGAIYATHLRDEADHIVPAMEEALLIGRELDCRVVFSHHKLAGERNHGRSRETLDMISRAAATQRVCLDCHPYPATSTMLRLDRARLASRTLITWSKGYPEATGRDFAEVMAELGLDDEAAIARLAPAGAIYFLMDPADVNRIFSHPLTMVGSDGLPFDPHPHPRQWGTFTNVLRTMVREQRLLSLETAIHKMTGLAAAQYGLTERGLLRQGYHADLVLFDPANVTDTATFSAPIQVSQGIHAVWVNGRQVWDGERTGAERPGQVLAPGDAIPWSQQSE comes from the coding sequence ATGACGGACCGCAGCACCCTGGACGACGCTCCCGCGCAAGCCGACTTCATCATCGCCGGCGCCACCCTCATCGACGGCGGCGGCGGCCCCGCCCGCCAGGGCGACCTGGCGGTGCGCGGCGGGCGCATCGTGGCGCTGGGCGACTTCGCCCATGCGCCCGGCGTGCCGGTGATCGATGCCCGCGGCCTGGCGCTGGCGCCCGGCTTCATCGACTCGCACACGCACGACGACGGCTACCTGCTGGCGCATCCCGAGATGCTGCCCAAGGTTTCGCAAGGCATCACCACGGTCGTCACCGGCAACTGCGGCATCAGCCTGGCGCCGCTGTCGCGCCGGCAGATCCCGCAGCCGCTCGACCTGCTGGGCCCGCCCGAGCTGTTCCGTTTCGCCACCTTCCGCGACTGGCTGCGGGCCCTTGCCGAAACGCCCGCCGCCGTCAACGTGATCCCGCTGGTCGGCCACACCACGCTGCGCGTGGCCGTCATGGACGACACCGGCCGCGCCGCCACCGACGCCGAACGCGCGGCCATGCGCGCCCTGCTGGACGAAGCGCTGCAGGCCGGCGCCTTCGGCGTCTCCACCGGCACCTTCTACCCGCCCGCCAGCGCCGCGCCCACCGACGAGATCATCGACGTCTGCCAGCCGCTGCGCGGCCGCGCCGGCGCGATCTACGCCACCCACCTGCGCGACGAGGCCGACCACATCGTGCCGGCCATGGAAGAGGCCCTGCTGATCGGCCGCGAACTGGACTGCCGCGTGGTGTTCTCGCACCACAAGCTGGCAGGCGAACGCAACCACGGCCGCAGCCGCGAAACGCTCGACATGATCAGCCGCGCCGCCGCCACGCAGCGCGTCTGCCTCGACTGCCACCCCTACCCGGCCACCTCGACCATGCTGCGGCTGGATCGCGCCCGCCTGGCCAGCCGCACCCTGATCACCTGGTCCAAGGGCTACCCCGAGGCCACCGGCCGCGACTTCGCCGAGGTCATGGCCGAGCTGGGCCTGGACGACGAAGCCGCCATCGCCCGCCTGGCGCCCGCCGGCGCCATCTACTTCCTGATGGATCCGGCCGACGTCAACCGCATCTTCAGCCATCCGCTCACCATGGTCGGCTCGGACGGCCTGCCGTTCGACCCGCACCCGCACCCGCGCCAGTGGGGCACCTTCACCAACGTGCTGCGCACCATGGTGCGCGAACAACGGCTGCTGTCGCTGGAAACCGCCATCCACAAGATGACCGGCCTGGCGGCGGCCCAATACGGCCTGACCGAGCGCGGCCTGCTGCGGCAGGGGTATCATGCTGACCTGGTGCTGTTCGATCCCGCCAACGTCACAGACACGGCCACTTTTTCAGCTCCCATTCAGGTCAGCCAGGGCATCCACGCCGTGTGGGTCAATGGCAGGCAGGTCTGGGATGGGGAACGGACCGGCGCCGAACGCCCGGGCCAGGTACTGGCACCCGGTGATGCAATACCTTGGAGTCAACAAAGTGAATAG
- a CDS encoding Bug family tripartite tricarboxylate transporter substrate binding protein, translated as MQRTIFRSLAALALAAAFSAGAQAAGAYPDKPITFIVPSAAGGSPDVLSRLITTQLAKDTGATLVVENRPGAAGNIGIALVKRAAPDGYTVGYGNINTLAVNRSLFKRLPYDVDQDLTPVAHMFDLYNALIVPADSPVKSVQDLIDRARKEPGRLSYGASGVGTTGHMGGELFKGMAKVDVMFIPYNGGPAAIQDLLGGRLDYLFVNTSEATPLVKSGKVRAIGVSSLKRLALMPDVPTLDEAGLKGYETVAWGGVVAPKGTPPEVVAQLNAAIQKALQAPEVRTGLETLGAEPASGSPAEFKQLIDRETAKWKHIIETAGIEKLD; from the coding sequence ATGCAACGCACCATTTTCCGCAGTCTCGCCGCCCTGGCCCTGGCCGCCGCCTTCAGCGCCGGCGCACAGGCCGCCGGCGCCTATCCCGACAAGCCCATCACCTTCATCGTGCCCTCCGCGGCAGGCGGTTCGCCCGACGTGCTGTCGCGCCTGATCACCACGCAACTGGCCAAGGACACCGGCGCCACGCTGGTGGTGGAAAACCGCCCCGGCGCCGCCGGCAACATCGGCATCGCGCTGGTCAAGCGCGCCGCGCCCGACGGCTACACCGTGGGCTACGGCAACATCAACACGCTGGCGGTGAACCGCTCGCTGTTCAAGCGCCTGCCCTACGACGTCGACCAGGACCTGACGCCCGTGGCCCACATGTTCGACCTGTACAACGCGCTGATCGTGCCGGCCGATTCGCCCGTCAAGAGCGTGCAGGACCTGATCGACCGCGCTCGCAAGGAACCCGGCCGCCTGTCGTACGGGGCTTCCGGCGTCGGCACCACCGGCCACATGGGCGGCGAACTGTTCAAGGGCATGGCCAAGGTCGATGTCATGTTCATCCCGTACAACGGCGGCCCGGCCGCCATCCAGGACCTGCTCGGCGGACGCCTGGACTACCTGTTCGTCAACACTTCCGAAGCCACCCCGCTGGTCAAGAGCGGCAAGGTGCGCGCCATCGGCGTCAGCAGCTTGAAGCGCCTGGCGCTGATGCCCGACGTGCCGACGCTGGACGAAGCCGGCCTGAAGGGCTATGAGACCGTGGCCTGGGGCGGCGTGGTGGCGCCCAAGGGCACCCCGCCCGAGGTCGTGGCGCAGCTCAACGCCGCCATCCAGAAAGCCTTGCAGGCGCCCGAGGTCCGCACCGGCCTGGAAACGCTTGGCGCCGAACCCGCCAGCGGCAGCCCGGCCGAATTCAAGCAGCTGATCGATCGCGAAACCGCCAAGTGGAAGCACATCATCGAAACCGCCGGCATCGAGAAACTGGACTGA
- the livH gene encoding high-affinity branched-chain amino acid ABC transporter permease LivH: MSDLIPQLTQQFFNGLSLGAIYALIAIGYTMVYGIIGMINFAHGEIYMIGAYVGLVTLTAIGTNSGLPVPFIIAAMLLVAIVVTGIYGFSVERVAYRPVRGSPRLVALISAIGMSIFLQNWVALGQGARDMAVPSLVSGAVQFHMGSDFDVTVPYSRIMIILVTVALMVGLTLFIKYSRMGRASRACSQDMHMANLLGIDTNRVISFTFVMGAILAAVGGVLIAITIGKLNPFIGFLAGIKAFTAAVLGGIGSIPGAMLGGVLLGLAETFAAAYISSQYKDIVAFSLLVLILLFRPTGLLGKPEVEKV; encoded by the coding sequence ATGTCCGACCTCATACCCCAACTTACCCAGCAATTCTTCAACGGATTGTCTCTGGGCGCGATCTACGCGTTGATTGCCATCGGCTACACAATGGTCTACGGCATCATCGGTATGATCAACTTCGCTCACGGCGAAATCTACATGATCGGCGCCTATGTCGGCCTGGTCACCCTGACGGCCATCGGCACCAATAGCGGCCTGCCGGTACCGTTCATCATCGCCGCGATGCTGCTGGTGGCCATCGTCGTCACCGGCATCTACGGTTTCAGCGTCGAGCGGGTCGCGTACCGCCCGGTGCGGGGCAGCCCCCGCCTGGTGGCGCTGATCTCGGCCATCGGCATGTCGATCTTCCTGCAGAACTGGGTCGCCCTGGGCCAGGGCGCGCGCGACATGGCGGTGCCTTCGCTGGTGTCCGGCGCGGTGCAGTTCCACATGGGTTCCGACTTCGATGTGACGGTGCCGTATTCGCGCATCATGATCATCCTGGTGACCGTCGCCCTGATGGTCGGCCTGACGCTGTTCATCAAGTATTCCCGCATGGGCCGCGCCTCGCGCGCCTGCTCGCAGGACATGCACATGGCCAACCTGCTGGGCATCGACACCAACCGCGTGATCTCGTTCACCTTCGTGATGGGCGCGATCCTGGCGGCGGTGGGCGGCGTGCTGATCGCCATCACCATCGGCAAGCTCAATCCCTTCATCGGCTTCCTGGCCGGCATCAAGGCCTTCACGGCGGCGGTGCTGGGCGGCATCGGCAGCATTCCCGGCGCCATGCTGGGCGGCGTGCTGCTGGGCCTGGCCGAAACGTTCGCGGCAGCCTATATCTCGTCGCAGTACAAGGACATCGTGGCGTTCTCGCTGCTGGTCCTGATCCTGCTGTTCCGTCCCACCGGGCTGTTGGGCAAACCTGAGGTGGAAAAAGTCTGA
- a CDS encoding glutathione S-transferase family protein, whose amino-acid sequence MKLYYMPGACSLASHIVLEWIGKPYETRKLSRDELKGPEFLKVNPLGAVPALDDDGFTLTQNVAILEYLAEQAPQANLLGDGSARSRADVRRWLGFINSDIHKTFSMIFGAGRFLSEEAPQQELAASASKLLTRLFALLDAQLINQPYLGGEAPSIADAYLYVVLRWAHAKQVDLSGQDHLAAFFKRMQDNAGVKAALKAEGLE is encoded by the coding sequence ATGAAACTGTACTACATGCCCGGCGCGTGCTCGCTCGCTTCCCACATCGTGCTGGAATGGATCGGCAAGCCGTACGAAACCCGCAAGCTCAGCCGTGACGAACTCAAGGGCCCCGAGTTCCTCAAGGTCAATCCGCTCGGCGCCGTGCCCGCGCTGGACGACGACGGTTTCACGCTGACCCAGAACGTCGCGATCCTCGAATACCTGGCCGAACAGGCGCCGCAAGCCAACCTGCTGGGCGACGGCTCGGCCCGTTCGCGCGCCGACGTGCGCCGCTGGCTCGGTTTCATCAATTCCGACATCCACAAGACGTTCTCGATGATCTTTGGCGCCGGCCGTTTCCTCAGCGAGGAAGCGCCGCAGCAGGAACTGGCGGCGTCCGCCTCCAAGCTGCTGACGCGCCTGTTCGCGCTGCTCGACGCCCAACTGATCAACCAGCCCTACCTGGGCGGCGAGGCGCCGTCGATCGCCGACGCCTATCTGTACGTGGTGCTGCGCTGGGCCCACGCCAAGCAGGTCGACCTGTCGGGCCAGGACCACCTGGCCGCGTTCTTCAAGCGCATGCAGGACAACGCCGGCGTCAAGGCCGCGCTCAAGGCCGAAGGCCTGGAATAA
- a CDS encoding ABC transporter ATP-binding protein: MLKLENIHTYYGAIQALNGVSVDVNKGEIVTLIGANGAGKTTLLMTVCGNPRAKEGKITFEGEDITNKDTHHIMRNGIAISPEGRRVFKDLTVAENLKMGGFFSKREEIQAGIDHVYGLFPRLKERASQRAGLMSGGEQQMLAIGRALMTRPRLLLLDEPTLGLAPLVIAQIFDIIREIREQGVTVFLVEQNANKALQVADRGYVLENGRVVLQDTGANLLVNDQVRKAYLGG; the protein is encoded by the coding sequence ATGCTGAAGCTGGAAAACATCCACACCTACTACGGCGCCATCCAGGCGCTGAACGGCGTGTCGGTGGACGTCAACAAGGGCGAGATCGTGACCCTGATCGGCGCCAACGGCGCCGGCAAGACCACGCTGCTGATGACGGTCTGCGGCAATCCGCGAGCCAAGGAAGGCAAAATCACCTTCGAGGGCGAGGACATCACCAACAAGGACACCCACCACATCATGCGCAATGGCATCGCCATTTCGCCGGAAGGGCGGCGCGTGTTCAAGGACCTGACGGTGGCCGAGAACCTGAAGATGGGGGGCTTTTTCTCCAAGCGCGAGGAGATCCAGGCGGGGATTGACCACGTCTATGGATTGTTCCCGCGCCTGAAGGAACGGGCCAGCCAGCGCGCCGGGTTGATGTCGGGCGGCGAGCAGCAGATGCTGGCGATCGGGCGGGCGTTGATGACGCGGCCGCGCCTGCTGCTGCTGGACGAGCCGACGCTGGGGCTGGCGCCATTGGTGATCGCGCAGATCTTCGACATCATCCGCGAGATCCGGGAACAGGGCGTGACGGTGTTCCTGGTCGAGCAGAATGCCAACAAGGCACTGCAGGTGGCGGATCGCGGCTACGTGCTGGAGAACGGGCGGGTCGTGCTGCAGGATACGGGGGCGAATCTGCTGGTCAATGACCAGGTTCGGAAGGCGTATCTGGGCGGGTGA
- the livG gene encoding high-affinity branched-chain amino acid ABC transporter ATP-binding protein LivG, translating to MSEALLKVSGLTMRFGGLLAVDSVAFEVKSDEVFAIIGPNGAGKTTVFNCVGGFYAPTAGDIVMDGKSITGLPSHKVARHGLVRTFQNVRLFKQLTVLENLLVAQHTQVEARLLPGLLKTKAYRQAEADALSRAAQWLDFMGLREYANREAGNLAYGHQRRLEIARCMITKPRLLMLDEPAAGLNPQEKRDLQSLIDQLRREFGVAVLLIEHDMSLIMGISDRILVMEHGKPITTGTPEQVRNDERVIKAYLGEE from the coding sequence ATGAGCGAGGCATTGCTGAAAGTATCCGGACTGACCATGCGCTTCGGCGGCCTGCTGGCCGTCGACAGCGTGGCGTTCGAAGTCAAATCCGACGAGGTGTTCGCCATCATCGGCCCCAACGGGGCCGGCAAGACCACCGTGTTCAACTGCGTGGGCGGCTTCTACGCGCCGACGGCCGGCGATATCGTGATGGACGGCAAGTCCATCACCGGCCTGCCCAGCCACAAGGTGGCGCGCCATGGCCTGGTGCGCACGTTCCAGAACGTGCGGCTGTTCAAGCAGCTGACGGTGCTGGAGAACCTGCTGGTGGCGCAGCATACGCAGGTGGAGGCGCGCCTGCTGCCCGGCCTGCTCAAGACCAAGGCCTACCGCCAGGCGGAGGCCGATGCGTTGTCGCGCGCGGCCCAGTGGCTGGATTTCATGGGACTGCGCGAGTACGCCAACCGCGAGGCCGGCAACCTGGCCTACGGCCACCAGCGCCGCCTGGAGATCGCGCGCTGCATGATCACCAAGCCGCGCCTGTTGATGCTGGACGAGCCGGCCGCCGGCCTGAACCCGCAGGAAAAGCGCGATCTGCAATCGCTGATCGACCAGCTGCGCCGCGAGTTCGGCGTGGCGGTGCTGCTGATCGAGCACGACATGAGCCTGATCATGGGCATTTCGGACCGCATCCTGGTCATGGAACACGGCAAGCCCATCACTACCGGCACCCCCGAGCAGGTGCGCAACGACGAGCGCGTCATCAAGGCGTACCTGGGGGAGGAATAA
- a CDS encoding LysR family transcriptional regulator yields MDAHDDADALAPSAGRALNLRQIEVFRAIMMAGSISGAGRMLHVSQPAVSRVLALTESRLGYRLFERVKSRLSPTAEARRLYAEVEQVYGGIQRVNDLAAALGQSGAGMLKVVASASYGQRLVPMALGRLRDRNGAARVDYRSVTFDELAAYFLSGQADIGISMRPPDHPNLTSVRLATVPVICVLPKGHPLAAHEVVHPEDFASAAWIGYPRDTPLGRALQSFFGGAPACPAAVEVHSPVTACSFVQQGLGPALVDAWCVSPDQTESMVLRPIAPGASVEIWATHSNLSAPPLLARRFLAAVRKTLDSAAPALVGG; encoded by the coding sequence ATGGATGCGCACGACGATGCCGACGCGCTCGCGCCCAGCGCCGGCCGCGCGCTGAACCTGCGCCAGATCGAGGTGTTCCGCGCCATCATGATGGCCGGCTCGATCAGCGGCGCGGGCCGCATGCTGCACGTCTCGCAACCGGCGGTGAGCCGGGTGCTGGCGCTGACCGAAAGCCGCCTGGGTTACCGGCTGTTCGAACGCGTCAAGAGCCGCCTGTCGCCCACCGCCGAGGCGCGCCGGCTGTATGCCGAAGTCGAACAGGTCTACGGCGGGATCCAGCGCGTCAACGACCTGGCGGCCGCGTTGGGGCAGTCGGGCGCGGGCATGCTCAAGGTGGTGGCCAGCGCCAGCTACGGCCAGCGGCTGGTGCCGATGGCGCTGGGGCGTTTGCGCGACCGCAATGGCGCCGCGCGGGTCGACTACCGCAGCGTCACGTTCGACGAACTGGCGGCGTATTTCCTGTCGGGCCAGGCCGATATCGGCATCTCGATGCGGCCGCCCGACCATCCCAACCTGACCTCGGTCAGGCTGGCGACGGTGCCGGTGATCTGCGTCCTGCCCAAGGGGCATCCGCTGGCGGCGCACGAGGTGGTGCATCCGGAGGATTTCGCCTCGGCGGCCTGGATCGGCTACCCGCGCGACACCCCACTGGGACGCGCGCTGCAATCGTTCTTTGGCGGCGCGCCGGCCTGTCCGGCGGCGGTGGAAGTGCATTCGCCGGTGACAGCCTGTTCGTTCGTGCAGCAGGGGCTCGGTCCGGCGCTGGTGGATGCCTGGTGCGTGTCGCCCGACCAGACCGAAAGCATGGTGCTGCGGCCCATCGCGCCGGGCGCCAGCGTGGAGATCTGGGCCACGCATTCGAACCTGAGCGCGCCGCCGTTGCTGGCGCGGCGCTTCCTGGCGGCGGTCAGGAAGACGCTGGACAGCGCGGCCCCGGCGCTGGTCGGCGGCTGA
- a CDS encoding aspartate/glutamate racemase family protein, giving the protein MAGAAFALRLAALTPADADQQHIPTLLRNDPRIPDRSSAYMAGGENPLPYMVEGVRFLERAGAQLIAIPCNTAHLWYDDIAAATQRPVLHIIQAVIDDLRRLGLQQGRIGLMGTAATLKLGLYQRHLEAQGYECIVPDDDEVERYCMASIRAVKGNQLEAAFAPAADCIARLKARGADAVVLGCTELPLAVPHALRPSLGITLTDSIDALARAAIAHYLADQPEQRIAA; this is encoded by the coding sequence ATGGCCGGCGCCGCCTTCGCGCTCCGCCTGGCGGCGCTCACGCCCGCCGACGCGGACCAGCAACACATCCCCACCCTGCTGCGCAACGACCCGCGCATCCCCGATCGTTCCAGCGCCTACATGGCCGGCGGCGAGAATCCCCTGCCCTACATGGTCGAAGGCGTGCGCTTCCTGGAACGCGCCGGCGCCCAGCTCATCGCCATCCCCTGCAACACCGCGCACCTCTGGTACGACGACATCGCCGCCGCCACCCAGCGCCCCGTGCTGCACATCATCCAGGCCGTCATCGACGACCTGCGCCGCCTCGGCCTGCAGCAGGGCCGCATCGGCCTCATGGGCACCGCCGCCACGCTCAAGCTCGGCCTCTACCAGCGCCACCTCGAAGCCCAGGGCTACGAATGCATCGTTCCCGACGACGATGAAGTCGAACGCTATTGCATGGCCTCGATCCGCGCCGTCAAGGGCAACCAGCTCGAAGCCGCCTTCGCCCCCGCCGCCGACTGCATCGCCCGCCTCAAGGCCCGCGGCGCCGACGCCGTCGTCCTCGGCTGCACCGAACTGCCGCTGGCCGTGCCCCACGCCCTGCGTCCCAGCCTCGGCATCACCCTGACCGACTCCATCGACGCCCTGGCCCGCGCCGCCATCGCCCACTACCTGGCCGACCAGCCCGAGCAACGCATCGCGGCGTAG
- a CDS encoding branched-chain amino acid ABC transporter substrate-binding protein — protein MKFLHRLTPVAMAFGALALAGSVHAADTIKIGIPQPMTGPNTQYGDQIQAGALTAIETINAKGGVKGKKLEPILIDDGCEPKQAVPAANRVVNSGAKFAVAHACSGVTVAAVNVYEQEGIVGITPGATSPLVTDTIKPHFFFRTIGRDDQQGPYAARYIANTLKPKKVAVLHDKQTYGSGVATQVKDTLAKEGVNVALFEGINVGDSDYSAIITKLKSAGVDLVYFGGYHPELGLLLRQSREQGLKVQFMGPEGTANQDLVAIAGPAIDGLLVTLPADFTKLPANESIVKAFKDAKRDPDGAFQMPAYAAVQILADSITAVGEDPAKVADYMHKTTFNTGIGKVEYDAKGDLKNFEFAVYKWDKNGKKTQL, from the coding sequence ATGAAGTTTCTGCATCGCCTTACCCCGGTAGCTATGGCATTCGGGGCGCTTGCCCTGGCAGGTTCCGTGCACGCCGCCGATACGATCAAGATCGGCATCCCGCAGCCCATGACGGGCCCCAACACCCAGTACGGCGACCAGATCCAGGCTGGCGCGCTGACTGCCATCGAGACCATCAACGCCAAGGGCGGCGTGAAGGGCAAGAAGCTCGAACCGATCCTCATCGACGACGGTTGCGAACCGAAGCAGGCCGTGCCGGCCGCCAACCGCGTGGTCAATTCCGGCGCCAAGTTCGCCGTGGCCCATGCGTGCTCGGGCGTGACCGTGGCCGCCGTCAACGTCTACGAACAGGAAGGCATCGTCGGCATCACCCCGGGCGCCACCTCGCCCCTGGTCACCGACACCATCAAGCCGCACTTCTTCTTCCGCACCATCGGCCGCGACGACCAGCAGGGTCCGTACGCCGCGCGCTACATCGCCAACACCCTCAAGCCCAAGAAGGTCGCCGTGCTGCACGACAAGCAGACCTACGGCTCGGGCGTGGCCACCCAGGTCAAGGACACCCTGGCCAAGGAAGGCGTGAACGTGGCGCTGTTCGAAGGCATTAACGTCGGCGACAGCGATTACTCGGCCATCATCACCAAGCTCAAGTCGGCCGGCGTCGACCTGGTCTATTTCGGCGGCTACCACCCCGAACTGGGCCTGCTGCTGCGCCAGTCGCGTGAACAGGGCCTGAAGGTCCAGTTCATGGGTCCGGAAGGCACCGCCAACCAGGACCTGGTGGCGATCGCCGGCCCGGCCATCGACGGCCTGCTGGTCACGCTGCCCGCCGACTTCACCAAGCTGCCGGCCAACGAAAGCATCGTCAAGGCTTTCAAGGATGCCAAGCGCGATCCGGACGGCGCCTTCCAGATGCCGGCCTACGCCGCGGTCCAGATCCTGGCCGACAGCATCACCGCGGTGGGCGAGGACCCCGCCAAGGTGGCCGACTACATGCACAAGACCACCTTCAACACCGGTATCGGCAAGGTCGAGTACGACGCCAAGGGCGACCTGAAGAACTTCGAGTTCGCCGTCTACAAGTGGGACAAGAACGGCAAGAAGACCCAGCTGTAA
- a CDS encoding high-affinity branched-chain amino acid ABC transporter permease LivM, with translation MSNNNLKNATMAAVLTAVIVTPVFGLQLIRQGARTSMESHWSLVAIAAAVVFVFQLLRPWIAKPFQKLKVGLPTLPSAPAKNNKLLMLLILAVAVTWPFFAGRSSVDIATLVLIYVMLGLGLNIVVGFAGLLDLGFVGFYAVGAYTYALLYHWGGWSFWEALPFSGAMAALFGFVLGFPVLRLRGDYLAIVTLGFGEMIRLLLINLNTLTGGPDGISGIPKPSVFGLEMTRRASEEGATTFHDFFGLTFQNQHMVIYLYMMALLLALVTLFVSTRLIRMPVGRAWEALREDEIACRSLGLNPTRIKLSAFTLGATFAGFGGAFFAARQGMVNPESFTFIESALILAIVVLGGMGSQVGVILAAILLTVLPELAREFAEYRMLMFGLVMVLMMMWRPQGLLPMKRPHVELAK, from the coding sequence ATGTCGAACAACAACCTGAAAAACGCCACCATGGCGGCGGTGCTGACCGCCGTCATCGTCACCCCCGTCTTCGGCCTGCAACTGATCCGCCAGGGCGCGCGCACCTCGATGGAGTCGCACTGGTCGCTGGTGGCCATCGCCGCCGCGGTCGTGTTCGTGTTCCAGCTGCTGCGGCCCTGGATCGCCAAGCCGTTCCAGAAGCTCAAGGTGGGCCTGCCGACGCTGCCGTCGGCCCCGGCCAAGAACAACAAGCTGCTGATGCTGCTGATCCTGGCGGTGGCCGTCACCTGGCCATTTTTCGCCGGCCGCAGCTCGGTCGACATCGCCACGCTGGTGCTGATCTACGTGATGCTGGGCCTGGGCCTGAACATCGTGGTCGGTTTCGCCGGGCTGCTGGACCTGGGCTTCGTCGGGTTCTATGCCGTGGGGGCCTACACCTATGCCTTGCTGTACCACTGGGGCGGCTGGAGCTTCTGGGAAGCGCTGCCGTTCTCGGGCGCCATGGCCGCCTTGTTCGGCTTCGTGCTGGGCTTTCCGGTGCTGCGCCTGCGCGGCGACTACCTGGCCATCGTGACGCTGGGCTTCGGGGAAATGATCCGCCTGCTGCTGATCAACCTGAACACGCTCACGGGCGGTCCGGACGGCATCTCGGGCATTCCCAAGCCGTCGGTGTTCGGCCTGGAAATGACGCGCCGGGCAAGCGAGGAGGGCGCGACCACGTTCCACGACTTCTTCGGCCTGACGTTCCAGAACCAGCACATGGTGATCTACCTGTACATGATGGCGCTGCTGCTGGCGCTGGTCACGCTGTTTGTCTCCACGCGCCTGATCCGCATGCCGGTCGGCCGCGCCTGGGAGGCGCTGCGCGAGGACGAGATCGCCTGCCGTTCGCTGGGCCTGAACCCGACCCGCATCAAGCTGTCGGCCTTCACGCTGGGCGCGACCTTCGCCGGTTTCGGTGGCGCGTTCTTCGCGGCGCGCCAGGGCATGGTCAATCCGGAATCCTTCACCTTCATCGAGTCGGCGCTGATCCTGGCCATCGTGGTGCTCGGCGGCATGGGTTCGCAGGTCGGGGTGATCCTGGCGGCGATCCTGCTGACGGTGCTGCCCGAGCTGGCGCGCGAGTTCGCCGAGTACCGGATGCTGATGTTCGGCCTGGTGATGGTATTGATGATGATGTGGCGTCCGCAGGGGTTGTTGCCCATGAAGCGTCCCCACGTGGAGCTGGCTAAATGA